The following are encoded together in the Oceanobacillus zhaokaii genome:
- a CDS encoding PTS transporter subunit IIC: MKQSTKRYIIDRMHKASIGLANAVLVTLGIGLLIETFSTFTGWEGFATIGLTAQLMLAPAIGAGMAYQLGGNTLVIFSAMAASTVGANALTVNAEGAMVLTTGQPISAVLAAIIAIWVGKRVTGKTKLDMLAIPFAAIFIGGVAGVGLAAITTPLLESLSAFIANSVSGSPLIGSIVIALVWSIFLMSPASSAAIAIALQLDPVSSAAALIGCTAQFAGWTAMSFRQNDLGANIAQSFLTPKVQVPNLVKNPRLVVGPFLSSVICAPIAILVFDFEVPYQLAGLGLNSFIAPLNILANQGVSVLAMYIVIGVVLPAIISVVVYHSLISKGWAKTGDLRMEVQ; this comes from the coding sequence ATGAAGCAATCAACGAAGAGATACATCATTGATCGGATGCACAAAGCGTCTATAGGACTAGCTAATGCCGTATTAGTAACGTTAGGGATAGGTCTTTTAATCGAAACGTTTTCTACATTTACTGGCTGGGAAGGGTTTGCGACAATAGGTTTGACAGCGCAATTAATGCTGGCGCCAGCTATTGGTGCAGGAATGGCATATCAGCTTGGGGGAAATACGCTCGTTATTTTCAGTGCAATGGCTGCGAGTACAGTAGGTGCAAATGCCTTAACAGTGAATGCAGAAGGCGCAATGGTACTTACAACGGGACAACCTATTAGTGCTGTATTAGCTGCAATTATTGCTATTTGGGTTGGAAAGCGTGTGACAGGAAAGACAAAACTGGATATGCTTGCAATTCCGTTTGCAGCTATTTTCATTGGTGGGGTTGCTGGGGTAGGACTAGCAGCGATTACGACACCATTATTAGAATCTTTAAGTGCATTTATTGCTAATTCTGTTTCAGGATCGCCACTAATTGGCTCAATTGTAATCGCCCTTGTATGGAGTATATTCCTAATGTCACCTGCATCTTCAGCAGCAATTGCAATTGCGCTTCAGCTTGATCCTGTCTCAAGTGCTGCGGCATTAATCGGTTGTACTGCACAGTTTGCTGGCTGGACGGCAATGTCGTTTAGACAGAATGATTTAGGAGCAAATATTGCGCAGTCATTTTTAACGCCGAAAGTACAAGTGCCGAACTTGGTAAAAAACCCACGATTGGTTGTAGGTCCATTTTTATCTTCGGTGATCTGTGCACCGATTGCAATTTTAGTATTTGATTTTGAGGTTCCTTACCAGCTTGCTGGACTTGGTTTGAATTCATTTATCGCACCATTAAATATTCTTGCAAACCAAGGTGTTAGCGTCCTTGCCATGTATATCGTAATTGGTGTGGTTCTACCAGCAATTATCTCTGTTGTTGTATATCATTCCTTGATTTCGAAGGGGTGGGCCAAAACAGGTGATTTACGAATGGAAGTGCAATAG
- a CDS encoding alpha/beta fold hydrolase codes for MEQSKLSREMITIGKVRIYCEYILNGKPPIILIHGFVSSTYTFYRLIPLLEKHYSIIAIDLPGFGRSEKSTAFIYSYSNYATIVAECIQYFKLGEVSIIGHSMGGQIALNTARMIPNKVTKLILLCSSGYLKSANKLLIYSSYLPLFYLAVELHIKKKNIKENLQNVFYNQALITEDHIREFGRPLKEKNFYKSMVRLLRYREGDLTTAQLQTIQTPTLLIWGEEDRVVPVNIGKRLVKDLPNANLVIYKETGHLVSDERTEEVYEQILNYLGSNA; via the coding sequence ATGGAGCAAAGTAAGTTATCAAGAGAAATGATTACTATCGGAAAAGTAAGGATTTATTGTGAATACATATTGAACGGTAAACCGCCAATTATATTAATCCATGGCTTCGTGTCATCAACCTATACTTTCTACCGGCTCATACCTTTATTAGAAAAGCATTATTCGATCATCGCGATTGATTTACCAGGTTTTGGTCGAAGTGAAAAATCAACCGCCTTCATTTACTCCTATTCTAATTATGCAACAATTGTTGCAGAATGTATTCAATATTTTAAACTGGGTGAGGTTAGTATTATTGGTCATTCGATGGGGGGCCAAATTGCCTTAAACACTGCAAGAATGATTCCGAACAAGGTAACGAAACTAATTTTATTATGTAGTTCCGGGTATTTAAAAAGTGCCAATAAACTTCTAATTTATAGTTCATATCTCCCGTTATTTTATTTAGCGGTTGAATTGCATATTAAAAAGAAGAATATAAAAGAAAACTTACAAAATGTATTTTATAACCAAGCATTAATTACTGAGGACCATATTAGAGAATTCGGCAGACCTTTGAAGGAAAAGAACTTCTATAAGTCCATGGTTCGATTATTGAGGTATCGAGAAGGTGACTTAACAACAGCTCAATTACAAACGATTCAAACGCCAACATTACTAATATGGGGAGAAGAAGACCGTGTCGTTCCTGTAAATATCGGTAAGCGTTTAGTTAAGGATTTACCGAATGCGAATCTGGTTATTTACAAAGAAACGGGGCATTTAGTATCTGATGAAAGAACAGAAGAGGTTTATGAACAAATTTTAAATTATTTAGGTAGTAATGCTTAA